From the Candidatus Paceibacterota bacterium genome, the window TTCAAAAAGATTCCCAGCGACTACGGCCGATCATTTTTTTGTCAAAGAGATGGCCAAAGCTTTTACGAAGATTTTGTCAAAAGATTTTTTACTTGTAGTGGCAGACAACACTTCCGATGAGCTCAAAGATATTTCTTATAAGAGTTTGGAACTCAAAGCTATAAGACGTCTTGGTATTAGATATTTTGTATGGTTGCCATATTTTATTTGGAAAGATGGTCTAAATAATATAGACACATTATTTTTTTCCAACGATGCCAATCTATTATCAATCCTCATTTTTTGGAAGAAAGTTTTTGGTTTGAAATACAAGATTGTTTCTGATTGGCATATGTTGTTTGAAAATTGGCGAGATAGGTTTGTTTCAAAAAATAGTGCAAAAATGATTACAACCACAGATCATTTGAAAGATTTGTTGGTTGCTAGTTCTGGCGTTGATAATAAAGATGTCCTGACTGCTTATGGTGGAGTTGATCTGTTGAAGTTTGATGCTGTTACAGAGTCCGTATCTTCTTTGAGAAATCGTCTAGGTTTACCAGTTGATGCTTTTATCGTTGGTTATATAGGCTTTTATAAGACGATGAAAATGACCAAAGGTTTGGATACTATGATAAATGCTTTATCTTTGATTGAAGATAATAATATAAAGATGGTTTTTGTTGGTGGTAAACCAGATGAGATAGAAGAATATAAGCTTATAGCAAAGAATACTGGCGTTGCTGACAGGATCGTCTTTGTGCCAGTTGTACCAGCCGACGGTATGCCAGCTTATGAAAAGGCCATGGATGTTTTGGTTATACCTTATCCTGACCGGCCTCATTTTAGGAAGTACGGTTTTC encodes:
- a CDS encoding glycosyltransferase family 4 protein, yielding MKLIYLTSKRFPATTADHFFVKEMAKAFTKILSKDFLLVVADNTSDELKDISYKSLELKAIRRLGIRYFVWLPYFIWKDGLNNIDTLFFSNDANLLSILIFWKKVFGLKYKIVSDWHMLFENWRDRFVSKNSAKMITTTDHLKDLLVASSGVDNKDVLTAYGGVDLLKFDAVTESVSSLRNRLGLPVDAFIVGYIGFYKTMKMTKGLDTMINALSLIEDNNIKMVFVGGKPDEIEEYKLIAKNTGVADRIVFVPVVPADGMPAYEKAMDVLVIPYPDRPHFRKYGFPMKAYEYLASNRPVLYSNLPIMKEVLAGCAISFEPGSSQDLANKILELKSNPNKGSELVMNASKKVVSCTWLERAKNIVEFVRG